From the genome of Thiomicrorhabdus indica:
GTGACAACTCAATCATATTTACCAGCGCTTCAGCCGTATTGACGTTACTGGTTTCAAGTGCACCACTAATGACTTTTACATTGGCTTGACCAAGTTCTTCACCCGTATTGCGAATAAAACCATCCAACCCCTTTTCCAACTGTTTGGGATCGGCCTGAACGAGACGAATTTGATCCAATACAACCAATTGGTTCGACGGTGCATCCGCTGGCACAATTGAAATAGTGCCATCATCCCCAATCGCCATACTTCTATAAGGAGGGACAATAATTGGTGCCCCACCTTCGTTTAAAATCGGATTGCCTTGAACATCCACCAATTCACCTGTTTGTAAGGTCTGCATACTCGCCGTGCGCACTAATGCTTCGTCGCCGGCCGGTGATTGAATCGCCATGAATCCATTTTCCTTGGTGACAATATCCATTTCTCGACCAGTCACTTTAATCGCTCCAGCCGTAAAATCGGTTGCAGGTCTTTCATCCAAAGAGTAAGCACGAGAATCCCACCCCGGACCTTCCATATGCTGTGCCCGAAATACATTGAAGTCTTTCTTAAAACCGTCTGTTGAAGCATTCGCCAGATTATTAGCGTTATTCGCTTGTGACAACATCACTTCCTTGGCGCCACTCATTGAGATATAGAGCATACGATCCATAGGGGTTCACCTCGTGTTAAATCTTGAAAACAAGACATGCCAAAAAGATGACATGGTATTTATTGAATTACTGAGGATTTAGCAGACAGCGTGCCAATTAAGAGAAAATTTAGAATTAAAGAATTGAGAAATCAGTCGCTAAGCTGATTAGGGTAGAGTGTTTTTTGAAAAAAGCCGGCGATCAACGCCGGCAAGACCAGAAAAAGTTTTACATTAAAGCTGTAGAATTGTTTGTGTTAACTGCTGAGATGTTGAAATTACCTGAGCAGAAGCCTGATAGGTACGCTGGGTTTGAATCATGTTCACTAACTCACCTGCAACATCCACGTTTGAATACTCCAAAGAACCGGCATTAATCGAGCCCATACCATTATTCTGTGGTGTTCCTAACTGAACCGCACCGGAACTGAAGGATTCTGCATAAGTTTGTCCACCCAGTTTTTCCATAGCGTTTTTATCCGAGAAGTTGGCAATGGCTAATTGTGCAACCGGAACAGAACGTCCATTTGAATAACGCGCTTCAATCACACCATCCAAACCAGTTGTCAGGCCAACCAAATCCCCAATAGAATAACCATTTTGTGTTGTACCACGTTGGTTATAAGAACCTGAAAATTGAGTCAATTCCGTCAAATCCAAACCAATCTCAAACTGAGCTGGATTCGTTCCAGAAATTGGCCCTCCAAGAGGATCAGTCGCACCGGTTAATGGGTTATCCACAATAAAGTTCAAACTAGGTTCACCGACTACTTTTGTCCAACCTGTTTCAGAAGGCTCTGTCACCACAGCACCCGTGGTCGGATCAATATAAGAATCTGGAGTACCAGTCGTCGCGGTTAAATTCGTGGTAGGGTTTCCGTAATCAATCGGCTCCCAGGCACCTAAGTAATTCCCGTTTGTATCAAAACGTAATTCATAAACCTGACCGGCCGCCTTACTACCCGCACCATCCGCATCTAACGCCTCGCCTGTTGTTGGGTCGGACACATGTCCGGTATAAATGGTATTCCCTTGTTCATCCGTATCAGTAATAGAGTATTGAACCAACCATGACGTATACTTAACAGGTGCACCGACTGCAGGAGAGTTACCGTTCGCATCCGTAGTAGAAACCGGATTCCCTGTACTATCGTTTACAGGCACAACATCACGTTTGTAAAAACTCGCATTTAACGTATGCTCCCCCCCTAAACTGTCATGAATGGTAATAGGATAGAAATAATCTATCGATCCCTGATAAGGGCCTGTTGCAGCCGGTGCAGCTCGCCCTTCTAAGTTTTCAGGATCAATTAAACTAACCAAATTATTGGTTGAACCGACCGAGTCATCATCAGCTGCTGCACCAGTATTCGTACCAGCAGGATCAACATTGTGTACCTCTTTACCATCCAAGTTAATGTCATAAGTCATTTCACTGGTGGCTTTAGGTCGTTTATTTAACTCATCCAAATCAATTGAACTTAGAGCGGTACTGAACACCGGATCAGTTTCAGTAGAAACGTTTTGATCCAATAAATACCCTTGGACGCGATTTCCTTCCTGAGAAGTTAAATAACCATCTTTATCCAATTTAAAGGAACCATTTCGGCTATAAACATTGTCATATTTACCGGTTTGATCTTCAAAAACAAAAAAACCTTCGCCATCTATCGCCATATCCAATTCACGACCGGTGCCGTTAATTGATCCTTGGGTAAAGTCTTGAGTGATTGCAGCAACTCGTACCCCGTTACCCGGTGAATTTTGTGCCCCAGAAAACATATCCGCAAATTCTGCACGCGAACTTTTAAATCCTACCGACTGTGAGTTAGCCAAGTTATTCGAAATCACCCCTAGGCCGTTTGAAGCGGCATTGATACCACTCAATGCATTTAAATCATAAGCTACACCCATGATATTTCTCCTTGTGTATGTTCTGCCCTTTTGGGCTTATATAAATTCTGAAATTTCTTCATTATTTGTATTAAGCAATCTATTAACCGCTAATTTCTCGAATCTGATCCATGGCAACTTTCTCACCTGTTGCTAATGTGACCGTGACAGAGCTGTCGTCTGCAACCGCAACCGAATTCACTCTTGATCCAACAATCGTATCAATCATTTCAATTTCACCAGCTTCGTCTAAGCCATAAGCCGTGACGCTATAAACATCTGACCCTTTGACATTTCCATGCTCATCAATACCATCCCAAGTCACGTATTCTTCACCGGCATTCAATTCATCTAAGAAAATTTCTTGAACCATCCCATTCTTATCAGAAATAACAACTTTCACATCTTCCAATGGCTGCTCCAAATTTAAAACGAACTGTGAATCATTGCCTTCGACATGTGAAAAATCTCCACCATTTACTTGAACATTTCTCCCAATCATTGAGGCTGCTTGCATGGTTTGCATACTCTGAAAACTGGTCGTCATAGCGTTGATTGATTCATTCATTTTCGTCGTTGCTTCCAACTGACTCATCTGAGTTAAATCTGTCACAAACTGCGTTGGGTCCATTGGATCCGATGGATCTTGGTTTTGAAGCTGTGTTGTTAACAATCGTAAGAAATCCGCCTGATCTAATTGGTTCTCAGGAGCAGACGCAGCAGGGTTTGTCGTTTGCTGCATCGCTTTCATATAGTCTGTACTGTTGGTTGCAGCAGTGGTGGGTGAATAATCAGCCATAATCGCTCTCCTCTATTTACCCTTTACCTAACTGAATCGTACGAATCAGCAGTTGTTTAGATGTGTTCATCACTTCAATATTGGTCTCATAAGAGCGAGAAGCCGACATCATATTTGCCATCTCTTCAACCACATTCACGTTGGGTCGATAGATATATCCTTCTTCATTCGCCATCGGATGATTCGGGTTGTATTCCATTTTTAAAGGTTCTTGGCTTTCAACAATTTCTTTAATACGAACACCACCGGCCGGTTCATTTGTCATATCATCCATAATGGTCTGAAACACCGGCTGTTTGGAACGGTAAGTGTCTTGATCGTTCGAACTCACACTATCAACGTTCGCCATATTCGAGGCAACCGTATTGAGTCGAACAGTTTGCGCATGCATGCCTGTTCCTGAAATATCGAGTACTTTAAATAATGACATTTTCTAAACTCCTATCACTCGTTACTCGCCTTTTAAGGCACCACGAATCCCTGAAATTTTGCTGTTAACAAATTCAAGAGTGGCTTGGTGTTGAATAGCATTTTCCATAAACTGCGCTTTTTCTATATGTGTCTCAACCGTATTACCATCCAAAGCCGGTTGCGTTGGCATCCGATACTTAAGGAATTCAGAGGTGGATGCAAATCCACCACCTTCAATGTGACGACTGTTGGTTTTTGCCAAATTTGGAACAGACATTTTTAAAAGGTCAGATTCATCATTTAAGGCTTTACGAAAATCGATATCTCGAGCCTTATAATTTGGTGTATCCGCGTTCGCTAAATTATTCGCTAACAATTCACCACGCTGAGTTCGAACGCGTAAAGCTGCTTCATGAATTCCAAAAATTGACTCTGCCATTTGCCAGACTCCTACTGTTTATTGACCGGCCGGTAAACCTGACTGTCAAAATAAATACTTCTTACTCGAGTTACAGCAAAGCAAATGCCAAGTTTGAGTTTTTTATAAAAATTGTGAAAAAAAGCGTTAAAGCTTTTAGAAAAGATGCCTATTCGGCAGAGAAAAGAAAAACTTTAGAAAAAAGTTAAAAAAAATAGGAAATTTTTGCCGGCCGGTTAATAAACCAACTTTTTGAAGATTTTAAAGCGGCAATTTGCCAAAAAACCGGCAACCAATACACAGGAACGTTTCGAAAGCTTGGTCATTAAACTTGCGTAAATTTCAACCTAAGAATAATCGTCAATTTTATGACAACTAGCACTACCAAGCTTTAACTCGATCACCTATCTGAACAACTTCCTGGCTCGCAGAAAGTTCTGCGATAACAAATTGATCCATGACGCGCTTCACAGTCAAAAATGCACCTGGCGTCAAATCATAACCAAGAGTACGCCCATTAAAACGTACTTGACGATCTTGGCGTTGATAAACAGCCAATACGTCACCCACTTCAACACCGGAACGCTGATCCATCAATACAAGGTATTGATCTCCACGCTTTTCAATCACTTCGCTTTCAAATGGTTGACAACGAACGGCTTCGTAAACTTTTCGAGTTTGCTCTTTGAGTAACGCATGAAACGCCTTGCCAACATCTGTTGCAAAAAACGCATTGGTTCCAAACGGACGGTCACGTCCAACCCGAACGTCTCCTTTAATATCAAATCCATCGCGAGCCTCTGAAACCGTTCTAAAGTTAATCAAATCTACCAAATACCAATCAACTTCAATATAACGACTATCTTTATCCACTTGCAGGTTGTAAGTACGTTTGACCCGATTCATAAAACCGTTATCTTCTTCATGTGCACTGGCAGACTTTAAAACAGACAATAATAAATACTGCGCACCGGTTTGATTTCGGACATCCGTCAACAAGCGTTCATCTAGGTTCGGGGTAATTTTTTGGTTAGGTTGAATTTCAACGGTGTAATCCAAGCCGATAAGGTTTAAATGGCCTTGTTGCAGAAGACGGCGCTCAACCTCTTTTTGGTAACCGATAACCAAATTTGAAATGTCACGGGCTTCATAAGCATTTTCCATTACAACAGGAGCGACC
Proteins encoded in this window:
- a CDS encoding flagellar basal body rod protein FlgF, which translates into the protein MDRMLYISMSGAKEVMLSQANNANNLANASTDGFKKDFNVFRAQHMEGPGWDSRAYSLDERPATDFTAGAIKVTGREMDIVTKENGFMAIQSPAGDEALVRTASMQTLQTGELVDVQGNPILNEGGAPIIVPPYRSMAIGDDGTISIVPADAPSNQLVVLDQIRLVQADPKQLEKGLDGFIRNTGEELGQANVKVISGALETSNVNTAEALVNMIELSRKYEMQVKMMATSKNHGQKSDQLLNVR
- a CDS encoding flagellar assembly protein T N-terminal domain-containing protein, giving the protein MANSKLSSKAVFSSENTIRKLIFVMGLFVLMVPFITQAQDDVLFGDVEPQTGQNLGLDKVFDLPALENSKQSLPAGKNNCPEGSLYNPQQNRCVIHVVKQSIPSECVTVKGIAPIDNGNEDFAQKMAIREAIKNATMRRNLNVRTDQKMENYEITLDSSRFTSQARVESFRILEEGLEDPMDLYGQDKKEPLGYEVTLEVCLTDDPKVCPNLEGHQYQTRLAVAPVVMENAYEARDISNLVIGYQKEVERRLLQQGHLNLIGLDYTVEIQPNQKITPNLDERLLTDVRNQTGAQYLLLSVLKSASAHEEDNGFMNRVKRTYNLQVDKDSRYIEVDWYLVDLINFRTVSEARDGFDIKGDVRVGRDRPFGTNAFFATDVGKAFHALLKEQTRKVYEAVRCQPFESEVIEKRGDQYLVLMDQRSGVEVGDVLAVYQRQDRQVRFNGRTLGYDLTPGAFLTVKRVMDQFVIAELSASQEVVQIGDRVKAW
- a CDS encoding flagellar hook assembly protein FlgD, with amino-acid sequence MADYSPTTAATNSTDYMKAMQQTTNPAASAPENQLDQADFLRLLTTQLQNQDPSDPMDPTQFVTDLTQMSQLEATTKMNESINAMTTSFQSMQTMQAASMIGRNVQVNGGDFSHVEGNDSQFVLNLEQPLEDVKVVISDKNGMVQEIFLDELNAGEEYVTWDGIDEHGNVKGSDVYSVTAYGLDEAGEIEMIDTIVGSRVNSVAVADDSSVTVTLATGEKVAMDQIREISG
- a CDS encoding flagellar hook protein FlgE encodes the protein MGVAYDLNALSGINAASNGLGVISNNLANSQSVGFKSSRAEFADMFSGAQNSPGNGVRVAAITQDFTQGSINGTGRELDMAIDGEGFFVFEDQTGKYDNVYSRNGSFKLDKDGYLTSQEGNRVQGYLLDQNVSTETDPVFSTALSSIDLDELNKRPKATSEMTYDINLDGKEVHNVDPAGTNTGAAADDDSVGSTNNLVSLIDPENLEGRAAPAATGPYQGSIDYFYPITIHDSLGGEHTLNASFYKRDVVPVNDSTGNPVSTTDANGNSPAVGAPVKYTSWLVQYSITDTDEQGNTIYTGHVSDPTTGEALDADGAGSKAAGQVYELRFDTNGNYLGAWEPIDYGNPTTNLTATTGTPDSYIDPTTGAVVTEPSETGWTKVVGEPSLNFIVDNPLTGATDPLGGPISGTNPAQFEIGLDLTELTQFSGSYNQRGTTQNGYSIGDLVGLTTGLDGVIEARYSNGRSVPVAQLAIANFSDKNAMEKLGGQTYAESFSSGAVQLGTPQNNGMGSINAGSLEYSNVDVAGELVNMIQTQRTYQASAQVISTSQQLTQTILQL
- the flgB gene encoding flagellar basal body rod protein FlgB, with translation MAESIFGIHEAALRVRTQRGELLANNLANADTPNYKARDIDFRKALNDESDLLKMSVPNLAKTNSRHIEGGGFASTSEFLKYRMPTQPALDGNTVETHIEKAQFMENAIQHQATLEFVNSKISGIRGALKGE
- the flgC gene encoding flagellar basal body rod protein FlgC, with amino-acid sequence MSLFKVLDISGTGMHAQTVRLNTVASNMANVDSVSSNDQDTYRSKQPVFQTIMDDMTNEPAGGVRIKEIVESQEPLKMEYNPNHPMANEEGYIYRPNVNVVEEMANMMSASRSYETNIEVMNTSKQLLIRTIQLGKG